The following proteins come from a genomic window of Varunaivibrio sulfuroxidans:
- a CDS encoding amidase: MNETAYYTLTALQAADDIREGLITSEELVAACLARIAAVDDDIEAWAYLDAEYALAEARARDAHRRRGGVLGPLHGVPVAVKDNIDTEEFPTAYGSPLYAGRRSGEDAHVVALLRAAGAVIVGKTVTTEFAVFHPGKTRNPLNPAHTPGGSSSGSAAAVASLMCPLAVGTQTNGSVVRPASFCGVVGFKPSFGWASRRGVLKGSLEFDTVGVFARSVEDAALIGEVMMAFDARETSTRPRTAPPLLATAREDPPVVPRLAFVKTSQWGKADAAVHEGFAELVDALGDRVEEVELPGIFDNVHGWHKAMMEADLALNFAKEYERSADRLSPVLRRMIEAGRGVPAVAYNFARDKKEILCAILDKIFEDYDVILTPAVVGEAPPTLVNTGDPAFCTIWTFCGVPTVSLPILQGESGLPVGVQLVGAKDDDARLLRTARWLMDAAKE; this comes from the coding sequence ATGAACGAAACTGCCTATTACACCCTGACGGCGCTTCAGGCGGCGGACGATATTCGCGAGGGCCTGATCACGTCCGAGGAGCTGGTCGCCGCGTGCCTGGCGCGGATCGCGGCGGTCGATGACGATATTGAGGCCTGGGCCTACCTCGACGCGGAGTATGCCTTGGCCGAGGCGCGCGCGCGCGATGCGCACCGCCGCCGGGGCGGCGTCCTGGGGCCGCTTCATGGGGTTCCCGTGGCGGTGAAGGACAATATCGACACCGAGGAATTTCCCACCGCGTACGGGTCACCCCTCTATGCGGGGCGCCGTTCGGGCGAAGACGCCCATGTCGTCGCTCTGCTGCGCGCCGCGGGGGCGGTGATTGTGGGCAAAACGGTAACCACGGAATTTGCGGTCTTCCATCCCGGAAAAACACGCAACCCCTTAAACCCGGCGCACACGCCGGGAGGCTCGTCGAGCGGGTCGGCCGCCGCCGTGGCGTCGTTAATGTGCCCGCTTGCCGTCGGTACGCAAACCAATGGGTCGGTCGTCCGTCCGGCGTCCTTTTGCGGCGTCGTCGGCTTTAAGCCGTCTTTCGGCTGGGCGTCGCGCCGGGGCGTGTTGAAAGGCTCGCTGGAATTCGACACTGTCGGCGTCTTCGCCCGCTCGGTGGAAGACGCCGCCCTGATCGGCGAGGTGATGATGGCGTTTGATGCGCGCGAGACCAGTACCCGCCCGCGCACGGCGCCGCCGTTGCTGGCGACGGCGCGTGAGGACCCTCCCGTCGTCCCCCGTTTGGCTTTCGTCAAAACGTCTCAATGGGGCAAGGCCGACGCCGCCGTGCACGAAGGTTTCGCCGAGCTTGTCGATGCCCTCGGCGATCGGGTCGAAGAGGTCGAACTGCCGGGAATATTCGACAACGTCCACGGATGGCACAAGGCGATGATGGAGGCCGACTTAGCGCTCAACTTCGCCAAGGAATACGAGCGCAGCGCCGACCGCCTGAGTCCGGTTCTGCGTCGGATGATCGAGGCGGGTCGTGGCGTCCCGGCGGTGGCCTACAATTTCGCGCGCGACAAGAAAGAGATACTGTGCGCCATTTTGGACAAGATTTTCGAAGATTACGACGTCATCCTGACCCCCGCCGTGGTGGGCGAGGCGCCGCCGACCTTGGTCAATACGGGCGATCCGGCCTTTTGCACGATCTGGACGTTTTGCGGCGTTCCCACCGTCAGCTTGCCGATTTTGCAGGGTGAAAGCGGCTTGCCGGTCGGGGTGCAACTGGTCGGGGCCAAGGATGACGACGCCCGCCTTCTGCGCACGGCGCGCTGGTTGATGGATGCCGCCAAGGAATAA
- a CDS encoding TRAP transporter large permease: MTDPQIAIMMLALFIVIVLLGFPIAFTLVAMGLGFGYYAYWDPSRMHSIFDNRIFDLFVQNTFSVMSNDILVAVPLFLFMGYVVERANIVDRLFFSIRLAARKVPGSMALAALATCSLFATATGIIGAVVTLMGLLALPAMLKAGYETKYAAGVICAGGCLGILIPPSIMLIVYSAIAELSPVRLYAAAMFPGLLLAGMYMVYVVGRAYFNPSLAPSPKEEDVPPTGKIVLQLFTSFVPLFLLIMSVLGAILFGIATPAEAAGVGSAGGLLLALAYRSLTWERLKEAVYLTARTSAMVCWLFVGSWTFASVFSYLGGHDIIKNWVLSMQMTPVEFLILAQTIIFLLGWPLEWTEIIIIFVPIFLPMLADFKIDPLFFGILVALNLQTSFLTPPMAMAAYYLKGVAPKHVELIDIFKGIMPYLGIVILCMVLLYNFPGIALWLPTYFFG, from the coding sequence ATGACCGACCCCCAAATCGCCATCATGATGCTGGCGCTGTTTATTGTTATCGTCCTTTTGGGGTTCCCGATCGCCTTCACCCTGGTCGCCATGGGGTTGGGGTTTGGCTACTACGCCTACTGGGACCCGTCGCGGATGCACTCCATCTTCGATAACCGTATTTTCGATTTGTTTGTCCAAAATACCTTCTCTGTGATGTCCAATGACATTTTGGTCGCGGTGCCTCTGTTCCTATTCATGGGGTACGTGGTCGAGCGGGCGAATATCGTCGATCGATTGTTCTTTTCCATCCGTCTCGCCGCGCGCAAGGTGCCGGGGTCGATGGCCCTTGCGGCCTTGGCGACGTGTTCTTTGTTCGCCACCGCCACCGGCATTATCGGCGCCGTGGTGACCTTGATGGGACTGTTGGCGTTGCCGGCGATGCTCAAGGCGGGTTACGAGACCAAGTACGCCGCGGGCGTTATCTGCGCGGGCGGCTGTCTGGGCATTTTGATTCCGCCGTCGATTATGTTGATCGTCTATTCCGCGATCGCGGAATTGTCCCCGGTGCGGCTGTACGCCGCGGCGATGTTCCCCGGCCTCTTGTTGGCTGGAATGTATATGGTTTACGTGGTTGGGCGGGCTTATTTCAATCCCTCGCTCGCGCCCAGCCCAAAGGAGGAGGACGTTCCCCCGACGGGCAAGATCGTTCTTCAACTGTTCACTTCGTTCGTGCCTTTGTTTTTATTGATCATGAGCGTGTTGGGCGCGATTTTGTTCGGCATCGCGACTCCCGCCGAGGCGGCGGGAGTCGGATCGGCGGGCGGGTTACTCCTGGCGCTGGCTTACCGTTCACTGACCTGGGAGCGTCTGAAAGAGGCGGTTTACCTGACCGCGCGCACTTCGGCCATGGTCTGTTGGCTATTCGTCGGCTCGTGGACGTTCGCCTCGGTGTTTTCCTATCTGGGGGGGCACGACATCATTAAAAATTGGGTGTTGTCGATGCAGATGACTCCCGTCGAATTCTTGATCTTGGCGCAAACCATCATCTTCCTTCTGGGCTGGCCGTTGGAATGGACCGAGATCATCATCATCTTCGTGCCGATTTTTCTGCCGATGCTGGCCGATTTCAAGATCGATCCGTTGTTCTTCGGCATCTTGGTGGCGCTCAACCTGCAAACGTCGTTCCTGACCCCACCGATGGCGATGGCGGCCTATTACCTGAAGGGGGTCGCGCCCAAGCATGTCGAATTGATCGACATCTTCAAGGGGATCATGCCCTACTTGGGGATCGTCATTTTGTGCATGGTGTTGTTGTACAATTTCCCGGGCATCGCGTTGTGGCTGCCGACCTATTTCTTCGGCTGA
- a CDS encoding TRAP transporter small permease subunit, with protein sequence MKPVLYFIDSLSMWVGKAFAWCIVVLTFATCYEVFVRYVLNAPTTWAFDMNVQMYGALFMMAGAYTLSRNGHVRGDVIYRLLPIKVQASIDLVLYFIFFFPGAFALLYYGYSFAADSWFYKEVSWSSPARIQIYSFKTLIPIAGALLALQGFAEVVRCIECIRTGVWPTRLHDVEETETMMMHQDEDVAAVKQSLGVKENGA encoded by the coding sequence ATGAAACCGGTTCTTTATTTCATCGACAGCCTCAGCATGTGGGTAGGCAAGGCGTTCGCCTGGTGCATCGTCGTTCTGACCTTCGCCACCTGCTACGAAGTTTTCGTCCGCTATGTCTTGAATGCGCCGACGACCTGGGCGTTCGACATGAACGTTCAGATGTACGGCGCGCTGTTCATGATGGCGGGCGCCTACACTCTATCGCGCAATGGCCATGTGCGCGGCGACGTGATTTACCGTTTGCTGCCGATCAAGGTACAGGCGAGCATAGACTTGGTGCTGTATTTCATCTTTTTCTTCCCCGGCGCATTCGCCCTGCTTTACTACGGCTATTCCTTCGCCGCCGACAGCTGGTTCTACAAGGAAGTGAGCTGGAGCAGCCCGGCGCGGATTCAGATTTACTCCTTTAAAACCCTGATCCCGATCGCCGGAGCGCTTTTGGCGCTCCAGGGCTTCGCCGAGGTCGTGCGCTGCATCGAATGTATTCGAACGGGGGTTTGGCCGACACGACTGCACGATGTCGAAGAAACCGAAACCATGATGATGCATCAAGACGAAGACGTCGCCGCCGTGAAGCAATCGCTCGGCGTCAAGGAGAACGGAGCATGA
- a CDS encoding TRAP transporter substrate-binding protein, giving the protein MTKAETKSASEGRASKAVSRRKFMRAGAAVAGAAGAAVAGVAMPNVSRAATTVLKMQGAWGSGIFKEFALDYVNRVNEMSAGRLKIDYLDVGAVLKTPEIQTGVHKGVVDAGHLVTAYWYSKHPAASLFGTGPCWGWDANQMLAWVKYGGGRAYYDKLLQEVLRLNLVGFLSGPMQAQPFGWFKKPINGIEDIKGLKYRTVGLAADVLNEMGMSVVQIPGGEIQPSMERGVIDAAEFNNPTSDKDFGMQDVAKEYYLASFHQSQESFEIIFNKERFESLSKEEQKILEYASESASSDMSWKSIDRYAKDLVLLETKYGVHVHRTDESIMAGQLAAWDVVIKRFADADPFFKEIVESQKAWAKRTMGYTLTNAPDYKLAFDHYFPGVLA; this is encoded by the coding sequence ATGACAAAGGCCGAAACCAAAAGCGCGTCGGAGGGGCGCGCTTCGAAAGCCGTCAGTCGTCGTAAGTTTATGCGCGCTGGCGCCGCTGTCGCCGGGGCCGCCGGAGCCGCGGTCGCCGGTGTTGCGATGCCCAATGTATCGCGGGCGGCGACCACCGTTTTAAAAATGCAGGGCGCTTGGGGCAGTGGTATCTTTAAGGAATTCGCCCTTGATTACGTCAACCGCGTTAACGAAATGTCCGCCGGTCGTTTGAAAATCGACTACCTGGATGTCGGCGCGGTTTTGAAAACGCCGGAAATTCAGACCGGCGTGCACAAAGGGGTCGTCGATGCCGGACATCTGGTGACGGCGTATTGGTATTCGAAGCACCCCGCCGCGTCGTTGTTCGGCACCGGACCGTGCTGGGGTTGGGACGCCAATCAGATGCTCGCCTGGGTTAAGTACGGCGGCGGCCGGGCCTACTATGACAAGCTTTTGCAGGAGGTTTTGCGCTTGAATTTGGTCGGTTTTTTGTCCGGCCCGATGCAGGCGCAACCGTTCGGATGGTTCAAAAAACCGATAAACGGTATCGAGGATATTAAAGGGTTGAAGTACCGCACGGTGGGACTTGCCGCCGACGTCCTCAACGAAATGGGCATGTCCGTGGTACAAATCCCCGGCGGCGAAATCCAGCCGTCGATGGAACGGGGCGTGATTGACGCGGCGGAATTCAACAACCCGACCTCGGACAAGGACTTTGGCATGCAGGACGTGGCCAAGGAATACTATTTGGCGAGCTTCCATCAATCTCAGGAATCCTTTGAGATTATTTTCAACAAGGAACGCTTCGAGAGCCTGTCCAAGGAAGAGCAAAAAATTCTTGAGTACGCCAGCGAGTCCGCTTCGTCGGATATGTCCTGGAAATCGATCGACCGCTATGCCAAGGATCTGGTTCTGTTGGAGACCAAGTACGGCGTCCACGTGCACAGAACGGACGAATCGATCATGGCCGGTCAGCTCGCCGCCTGGGACGTGGTTATCAAGCGGTTTGCGGACGCCGATCCGTTCTTCAAGGAAATTGTGGAATCGCAAAAGGCTTGGGCGAAACGGACGATGGGGTACACCCTGACCAACGCGCCCGATTATAAGCTCGCCTTCGATCACTATTTCCCGGGCGTCTTGGCGTAA